From a region of the Cucumis sativus cultivar 9930 chromosome 6, Cucumber_9930_V3, whole genome shotgun sequence genome:
- the LOC101207127 gene encoding uncharacterized protein LOC101207127, which yields MNVYRDPNSCYFHPKEKVVGVCALCLNEKLLILASRRGRYHHSSPRTCRKTPINLSKIFAFSSFISRLEFRHWKPENSDDEASTSQEDSFISINFGKNGVGSWEENKVSEVSLENCILSWNHHLTKDSKETKTVIEHSKTRASLRWRKRIGHLFQLIRRKRSNKGTVCHVEGVKTRKGWIRALTRSRNTE from the exons ATGAATGTGTACAGAGATCCAAACTCCTGTTACTTCCATCCCAAAGAAAAAGTGGTGGGCGTCTGTGCTTTGTGCTTAAACGAGAAGCTTCTTATTTTGGCGTCCAGACGAGGCCGCTACCACCACTCTTCACCCCGAACCTGCCGGAAAACTCCCATCAACCTCTCCAAGATCTTTGCTTTTAGTTCTTTCATCAGTCGTCTCGAATTCCGGCATTGGAAGCCGGAAAACTCCGACGATGAAGCCTCCACCAGTCAAGAAG ATTCGTTCATCTCAATCAACTTTGGGAAAAATGGAGTTGGGTCATGGGAAGAGAACAAGGTCTCAGAGGTTTCCCTGGAAAATTGCATCCTGTCATGGAATCACCACTTGACCAAAGACTCCAAGGAGACCAAGACTGTGATAGAACACAGCAAGACCCGTGCCTCGCTCAGGTGGCGGAAGCGGATTGGACACCTCTTCCAGCTCATCAGAAGGAAAAGGTCAAACAAAGGAACAGTCTGCCACGTGGAAGGAGTTAAGACAAGGAAAGGCTGGATAAGAGCTCTGACAAGGTCAAGAAACACTGAATAG
- the LOC101206721 gene encoding uncharacterized protein LOC101206721, with protein MPSTESFLRQISSRRGEGSSRSTSRRWGGEFRRTEGEERVSEGSFWHQKMEAGGVNSMHGIDNGGMSRRKRVMVVVDHTSQSNHATMWALTHLANKGDVLTLLHVITNSSTDSSSAADSASSFCASSLGSLCKASRPEVEVEVLVIEGPKLATVMNQVKKLEVSVLVVGQRRPSLFSCFCGSGGAGDLVEQCINNAECLTIGVRKQSRDMGGYVINTRWQKNFWLLA; from the exons ATGCCAAGTACGGAATCGTTTCTGAGGCAGATAAGTAGTAGAAGGGGGGAGGGATCTTCTAGATCAACTTCCAGGAGGTGGGGTGGGGAGTTTAGGAGAACTGAAGGTGAAGAGCGTGTCAGTGAAGGGAGTTTCTGGCATCAGAAGATGGAGGCCGGTGGTGTCAACAGTATGCATGGGATTGATAATGGTGGGATGTCAAGAAGGAAGAGGGTGATGGTTGTGGTGGATCATACTTCACAATCTAACCATGCAACCATGTGGGCTCTCACTCATCTCGCTAACAAGGGGGATGTTCTTACTCTTCTTCATGTCATTACAAACTCCTCTACCGACTCTTCTTCTGCTGCAGACTCTGCTTCCTCTTTTTGTGCTAGCTCTCTTGGTTCTCTCTGTAAGGCTTCTAGACCTGAG gTCGAGGTGGAAGTGCTGGTAATTGAGGGGCCGAAGCTAGCCACAGTGATGAACCAAGTCAAGAAACTAGAGGTGTCGGTGCTGGTTGTGGGACAGAGAAGGCCATCCTTATTCAGCTG CTTTTGTGGGAGTGGTGGGGCGGGCGATTTGGTGGAACAGTGCATAAACAATGCAGAGTGTTTGACGATTGGTGTAAGGAAGCAGAGTAGAGACATGGGTGGGTATGTAATCAACACTAGATGGCAGAAAAATTTCTGGCTCCTTGCTTAA